GCGGAATTGCTCTAGCTTCTTGTCCAATTTTTCAAGGTCAGATTTGCGTCTTTCTTGGCTCTCAACTAATATCCACCTCTGATTGACCTCACCATATTCACTGACGGTTTCGCTGGTGCGATATCCTTTCAAATTGCTTGGGGCTAACTGAATATTTGACTCAACTAGCTCTGCTGCTTCCTTGATGCTTAACGGTACTCGTGTTAACCATTTTAGCCCTGCCATTGCGGCTATATTATCAGCACTGTATAGCGCTGCATCAGCTATGCAAATCCCTTCAAATGTCCATTGCTGTTTGAACTTTTGGAATAATTCTGCAAATCTCTCTTTATCTGACTGATTGCCGTTACCCATTTCCAGCATGACTGGGATATCCCCATCTCCCACACATAGCAGATTCATCACAAATTGTTTCAAGTCTGGGCGATGGTCTCGTGAATATCCGTAACTTATTTCTACTGCTTCTGTTGCTTCTCCTTCGTACTTACCATCTACATGAAATGAGCTTGAGTCCAAATGTCCTGTTGCTACTTCTATGCCAAATTTCTTTACGGCTGCTAGGCTTATTGTCATGAATATATCACTAACGTTTTCGGCATATATATCATCCATGACTTGCCCTAGTCGGTCATCGTTTAAGTATTCCGCTTTTACTCCTGCTCCTAATAAATGTTCTACGGCGATCCCTTCATAGAATTTCTCAAACATATACAACGGCGCAGATACAAATCCTAATCCGTTGATCAGCATTGCTTTTACGATTACCCCTGCGCTTACTTTCTCTCGACTGTTTTTGCCCAGTCTTT
This genomic interval from Pseudanabaena sp. BC1403 contains the following:
- a CDS encoding IS1634 family transposase; the encoded protein is MRNEITVQNLDHLGIVAGIIDEIGIEEIINERLGKNSREKVSAGVIVKAMLINGLGFVSAPLYMFEKFYEGIAVEHLLGAGVKAEYLNDDRLGQVMDDIYAENVSDIFMTISLAAVKKFGIEVATGHLDSSSFHVDGKYEGEATEAVEISYGYSRDHRPDLKQFVMNLLCVGDGDIPVMLEMGNGNQSDKERFAELFQKFKQQWTFEGICIADAALYSADNIAAMAGLKWLTRVPLSIKEAAELVESNIQLAPSNLKGYRTSETVSEYGEVNQRWILVESQERRKSDLEKLDKKLEQFRHKCHQDLQTLSGQDFACDADAIAAAQHLSNKMSWHQLSDIQVVKKRHYQKAGKPSKNDLPSHMTYRVTATITPIESQISAQRRRCGRFVLATNVLDADNFTTEMTLKEYKAQQGPERGFRFLKDPLFFASSVFLKSRRRIQVLGMIMALCLLVYNLGQRQLRLALAQNQATIPNQLGKPTNSPTLRWIFQCFLAVHLVVVHDVKQIVNLSTSRLHILQFFPSACRRYYLLPLPDS